The following are encoded together in the Chiloscyllium plagiosum isolate BGI_BamShark_2017 chromosome 1, ASM401019v2, whole genome shotgun sequence genome:
- the fgb gene encoding fibrinogen beta chain, whose translation MKLTLVFLFCITVVQAQSDDYDYGDDDTQSETPSAESPTAEPAKKVENPRGHRPHFGDESIYRRTQPLPSGGRTYERKTSYRNQPTPSTQRSAIVEESINLDAGECTHLNPEKGTLCPTGCELRTRLLKEEKDLKPAIDNLAVEVSNLTRSTNTMHVYIENVDREMQWRETQYTGNYKVLDSYNTELENHFALINNTVNNRMLSSTINTMHSVLEILNQKLRVLRGAVLTQIDHCKMPCTVTCNIPVISGKECNDIYEKGGTESQMYLIRPDPSKAPYKIYCDMVTAEGGWALIQNRQDGSVDFGRSWDAYKNGFGNIAFDSGKGFCDTPGEYWLGNDRISQLTRSKPTELFFEMQDWENEQLRAHYATFIVQNEVNNYRLTVNGYSGTAGNTLLEGAKMLIGINRTMTIHQNMKFSTYNRDNDGWEPGNPDKQCAREDGGGWWYNRCHSANPNGRYYWGGNYTKALAKHGTDDGIVWMDARGSWYSMKKMSMKIRPAVSSSGAQEQIPQSFFEPKS comes from the exons ATGAAACTGACTTTGGTGTTTTTGTTCTGCATTACAGTAGTTCAAGCACAGTCTGATGACTATGATTATGGTGATGATGACACTCAGTCTGAGACACCAAGTGCTGAGTCACCAACTGCTGAG CCTGCAAAGAAAGTAGAAAATCCTCGTGGACACAGACCACATTTTGGAGACGAAAGCATCTACAGAAGAACTCAACCACTTCCCAGTGGTGGAAGAACTTATGAAAGAAAAACGAGCTATAGAAATCAGCCCACTCCATCCACACAACGATCTGCCATTGTTGAGGAGAGTATAAACTTGGATGCAGGAGAATGCACTCATTTAAATCCGGAAAAG GGAACATTGTGTCCAACTGGCTGTGAACTGAGGACTAGGCTTCTGAAGGAGGAAAAGGATTTAAAACCAGCCATTGATAACTTAGCAGTGGAAGTTTCAAATCTTACTCGGTCTACAAACACGATGCATGTTTACATTGAAAATGTAGATCGTGAAATGCAATGGCGAGAAACACAGTACACAG GGAATTATAAAGTACTGGATTCATACAATACAGAGCTGGAAAACCATTTTGCATTGATAAATAACACAGTAAACAACCGCATGCTTTCATCAACCATCAATACGATGCATTCTGTTTTGGAGATTCTCAACCAAAAGCTGCGTGTTCTTAGAGGAGCAGTATTGACACAAATAGATCACTGTAAGATGCCGTGCACTGTTACTTGTAATATCCCAGTGATATCAGGAAAAG AATGTAACGACATTTATGAGAAAGGTGGTACAGAATCTCAAATGTACTTAATCAGACCAGACCCTTCTAAAGCACCCTACAAGATTTACTGTGACATGGTAACAGCAGAAGGAG GGTGGGCACTGATTCAAAACAGACAGGATGGTAGTGTTGATTTTGGCAGATCTTGGGATGCCTACAAAAATGGATTCGGTAATATTGCATTCGATTCAGGAAAAGGGTTTTGCGATACCCCAG GTGAATACTGGCTGGGAAATGATCGAATCAGTCAACTGACAAGATCTAAGCCTACAGAGCTCTTTTTTGAGATGCAAGACTGGGAGAATGAGCAACTTAGAGCACATTATGCCACATTTATTGTACAAAATGAGGTCAACAATTATCGCCTGACAGTTAATGGCTACTCAGGAACAGCTGGCAATACTCTTTTGGAAGGGGCTAAAATGCTCATCGGCATTAACAGGACAATGACAATTCATCAGAACATGAAGTTCAGTACATATAATAGAGACAACGATGGATG GGAACCTGGAAACCCAGACAAACAATGTGCCAGAGAAGATGGCGGTGGCTGGTGGTATAATCGCTGTCATTCTGCAAATCCAAATGGGAGATATTATTGGGGCGGAAATTACACAAAAGCTTTGGCAAAACATGGCACCGATGACGGGATTGTGTGGATGGATGCAAGAGGATCTTGGTATTCTATGAAGAAAATGAGCATGAAAATCCGGCCAGCAGTCTCATCAAGTGGTGCACAGGAGCAAATACCTCAATCATTCTTTGAACCCAAATCATAG